A single window of Streptomyces cathayae DNA harbors:
- a CDS encoding glycine betaine ABC transporter substrate-binding protein, whose amino-acid sequence MRRRLCLLLAGMLLAGLSSCGLTSGSPMVDDVEPGSVGKGRPLEGAKLTVTSKEFTEQLILGAIMGIAFQAAGADVVDRTGIQGSVGSRAAVVKGVADAAYEYTGTAWITYQGNSRPIPDPRKQWEAVREADVKNGVTWLEPAALNNTYALAMNQANFRKYGTKSLSDVAALAKSDPAAVTLCVEGEFANRADGLPGMEKAYGMDVGAGNITQMDTGIIYTQTAKGACTYGEVFTTDGRIKSMNLVVMADDRKFFPNYNAAPMINSGTFKEWPAIAEVLDPVTARLDNEVARTLNAKVDVDGQDPHQVALDWMVDEGFVRKK is encoded by the coding sequence ATGAGGCGCCGCCTGTGCCTGCTGCTCGCCGGGATGCTGCTGGCGGGACTCTCCTCCTGCGGGCTGACCAGCGGCTCCCCCATGGTCGACGACGTGGAACCCGGCTCGGTCGGGAAGGGCAGGCCCCTGGAGGGCGCGAAACTCACCGTCACCTCGAAGGAGTTCACCGAGCAGCTGATCCTGGGCGCGATCATGGGCATCGCCTTCCAGGCGGCGGGCGCCGACGTCGTCGACCGCACCGGCATCCAGGGCTCGGTCGGCTCCCGGGCGGCGGTCGTGAAGGGGGTCGCGGACGCCGCGTACGAGTACACCGGCACGGCGTGGATCACCTACCAGGGCAACAGCAGGCCCATCCCCGACCCGCGCAAGCAGTGGGAGGCGGTGCGCGAGGCCGACGTGAAGAACGGGGTGACCTGGCTGGAGCCGGCGGCGCTGAACAACACCTACGCCCTGGCCATGAACCAGGCGAACTTCAGGAAGTACGGCACGAAGTCGCTGTCGGACGTGGCCGCGCTGGCGAAGTCCGACCCGGCGGCGGTGACGCTGTGCGTGGAGGGCGAGTTCGCCAACCGGGCGGACGGACTGCCGGGCATGGAGAAGGCCTACGGCATGGACGTGGGCGCGGGCAACATCACGCAGATGGACACCGGGATCATCTACACCCAGACGGCCAAGGGCGCCTGCACCTACGGCGAGGTCTTCACCACCGACGGCCGCATCAAGTCCATGAACCTGGTGGTGATGGCGGACGACAGGAAGTTCTTCCCCAACTACAACGCGGCACCGATGATCAACAGCGGCACCTTCAAGGAGTGGCCGGCGATCGCGGAGGTCCTCGACCCGGTCACGGCGAGGCTGGACAACGAGGTGGCGCGGACCCTGAACGCGAAGGTGGACGTGGACGGGCAGGACCCCCACCAGGTGGCGCTGGACTGGATGGTGGACGAGGGCTTCGTCAGGAAGAAGTAA
- a CDS encoding ABC transporter permease — protein sequence MSASPGHRPDDEHEARRLAFRDHDHDHGDGDGGGDGSDDGRGGGGATRGARPGPPGSGAPVASAPRVTWQRLTLLPTALVALLLATWLWFVQADLDPLSRNALSHGQVSKALWQHIELTVISTFFVLIIAIPLGILLTRPAFRRAAPAATAFANMGQATPAIGLLALLVIWLGIGRRAALIGIIAYAVLPVLSNTLAGLRANDPALLEAARGIGLSPLGVLARVELPLAVPLILAGVRTALVLNVGTATLATFGGGGGLGVLITTGITSQRMPVLVLGSILTVALALLVDWLASLAELLLRPRGLETDT from the coding sequence GTGAGCGCCTCTCCGGGGCACCGGCCCGACGACGAGCACGAGGCCAGGAGGCTCGCCTTCCGGGACCACGACCACGACCACGGTGACGGCGACGGGGGCGGCGACGGGAGCGACGACGGCAGGGGCGGGGGCGGGGCCACGCGCGGTGCGCGGCCGGGGCCCCCGGGGTCCGGGGCCCCGGTCGCGAGCGCGCCCCGGGTGACCTGGCAGCGGCTGACGCTCCTGCCCACGGCGCTGGTCGCCCTGCTGCTCGCGACCTGGCTGTGGTTCGTCCAGGCCGATCTGGACCCGCTGTCCCGGAACGCGCTGTCCCACGGGCAGGTGTCCAAGGCGCTCTGGCAGCACATCGAGCTGACCGTGATCTCGACGTTCTTCGTACTGATCATCGCGATCCCGCTGGGCATCCTGCTGACCCGGCCCGCGTTCCGCCGGGCCGCCCCGGCCGCGACGGCGTTCGCCAACATGGGCCAGGCGACGCCCGCGATCGGTCTGCTCGCGCTGCTGGTGATCTGGCTGGGCATCGGCCGCAGGGCCGCCCTCATCGGCATCATCGCCTACGCCGTGCTGCCGGTGCTCTCCAACACCCTCGCGGGACTGCGGGCCAACGACCCGGCGCTGCTGGAGGCGGCGCGCGGCATCGGCCTGTCCCCGCTGGGCGTGCTGGCCCGGGTGGAGCTGCCGCTGGCCGTCCCCCTCATCCTCGCCGGGGTGCGTACGGCGCTCGTGCTGAACGTCGGCACGGCCACGCTCGCGACCTTCGGCGGGGGCGGCGGTCTGGGCGTGCTGATCACCACCGGCATCACCAGCCAGCGGATGCCGGTCCTGGTGCTGGGCTCGATCCTCACCGTCGCCCTGGCCCTGCTGGTGGACTGGCTGGCCTCGCTGGCCGAGCTGCTGCTGCGGCCACGGGGGCTGGAGACGGACACATGA